GCAATACCAGCTCTTTTTGCAGGGCCAAAAGCATTTTATTTTTCTTCTTCAGGCTTGTTGAAAAATGAAAATCGCAGTAATGGCACGCTTGTTTGCAAAAGGGTACATGGATGTAGATGCCGGCCATACTAACCAATTTTCTTTGGGTTCTGCTTTACAAAGGCTTCCCAACCCGTGTAGCTTACCCCAACATTTATCCGACCCTCATTGTAAAAATGACATACGGCCGCAGCTAGACCATCCGTACTGTCCAAATTTTTTGGTAAGGTCTTTAGGGCCAAAAGACCCTGCAACATCTTGGCCACTTGTTCCTTACTGGCATTTCCATTACCTGTTATGGCCATTTTTATTTTTTTGGGCAGGTATTCCGTAATGGGAATTTGCCTGGAAAGACCCGCGGCCATGGCCACTCCCTGCGCCCTCCCCAGT
The sequence above is a segment of the Muricauda sp. SCSIO 64092 genome. Coding sequences within it:
- the ruvC gene encoding crossover junction endodeoxyribonuclease RuvC, encoding MAKEKIILGIDPGTQIMGFGIIKVVNKKMEFVQMNELMLKKYDDPYLRLKLIFERTLELIDTYHPDEIAIEAPFYSKNVQSMLKLGRAQGVAMAAGLSRQIPITEYLPKKIKMAITGNGNASKEQVAKMLQGLLALKTLPKNLDSTDGLAAAVCHFYNEGRINVGVSYTGWEAFVKQNPKKIG